In a single window of the Drosophila albomicans strain 15112-1751.03 chromosome 3, ASM965048v2, whole genome shotgun sequence genome:
- the LOC117567641 gene encoding peroxiredoxin-6-like, whose amino-acid sequence MRLGQTVPNFKAETTKGPISFHEWQGNEWVVLFSHPADFTPVCTTELGRIAVHQPEFAKRNAKCLAHSVDALDSHVDWVNDIKSYCLDIPGDFPYPIIADPTRDLAVSLGMLDEDQKKDPEVAKTIRALFIISPDHKVRLSMFYPMSTGRNVDEILRTIDSLQLTDRLKVVATPANWTPGTKVMILPSVTDEEANKLFPKGFDKVSMPSGVNYVRTTENY is encoded by the exons ATGCGTCTAGGCCAGACTGTTCCCAACTTCAAAGCTGAGACCACAAAGGGCCCCATAAGCTTCCACGAATGGCAGGGCAACGA ATGGGTTGTGCTGTTCTCGCACCCCGCCGATTTCACACCCGTTTGTACCACGGAACTTGGTCGCATTGCTGTCCACCAGCCGGAGTTTGCCAAGCGCAATGCCAAGTGCCTGGCGCATTCGGTGGATGCTCTAGACTCGCATGTCGACTGGGTCAACGACATTAAGTCTTACTGCTTGGACATTCCCGGGGATTTTCCATATCCAATTATTGCCGATCCCACTCGCGATTTGGCTGTGTCTTTGGGCATGCTGGATGAAGATCAGAAGAAGGATCCCGAAGTGGCCAAGACCATTCGTGCTCTGTTCATTATTAGCCCCGATCACAAGGTCCGTCTTTCTATGTTCTACCCGATGTCAACTGGTCGCAACGTTGA TGAAATCTTGCGTACCATCGATTCCCTGCAGTTGACAGATCGCCTCAAGGTGGTGGCTACACCCGCCAACTGGACT CCTGGTACCAAGGTCATGATTCTGCCATCGGTTACTGATGAGGAGGCCAACAAACTCTTCCCCAAAGGCTTCGATAAAGTATCCATGCCATCGGGAGTCAACTACGTTCGCACTACCGAGAACTATTAG